A single region of the Streptomyces vilmorinianum genome encodes:
- a CDS encoding GNAT family N-acetyltransferase, whose protein sequence is MTAPETHIRRARPADESALGELDRATWSTLHAVLPAPQPPYSPFFDERHRPEDYLVAELGGKTLVGYLKLVPPTPLACNAHVRQIQGLAVAESARGRGVARALLRAAMAETRRQGGSRITLRVLGHNTPARALYESEGFVVEGVLPGEFLLQGAYVDDVLMGRSLTP, encoded by the coding sequence ATGACCGCTCCCGAGACGCACATACGCCGGGCCCGGCCGGCCGACGAGAGCGCACTGGGTGAGCTGGACCGCGCCACCTGGTCGACGCTGCACGCCGTACTGCCCGCCCCGCAGCCCCCGTACAGCCCGTTCTTCGACGAGCGGCACCGGCCCGAGGACTACCTGGTCGCGGAGCTGGGCGGTAAGACCCTGGTCGGCTATCTGAAACTCGTGCCGCCCACCCCGCTGGCCTGCAACGCGCACGTCCGCCAGATCCAGGGCCTCGCCGTCGCCGAGAGCGCCCGTGGCCGGGGCGTGGCCCGTGCGCTGCTGCGCGCGGCGATGGCGGAGACCCGGCGGCAGGGCGGGAGCCGGATCACGCTGCGGGTCCTCGGCCACAACACCCCGGCCCGCGCGCTCTACGAGTCCGAGGGCTTCGTGGTCGAGGGCGTGCTGCCCGGCGAGTTCCTCCTCCAGGGGGCGTACGTCGACGACGTGCTGATGGGCCGCTCGCTCACGCCTTAG